Proteins from a single region of Strix aluco isolate bStrAlu1 chromosome 5, bStrAlu1.hap1, whole genome shotgun sequence:
- the SLC35B4 gene encoding nucleotide sugar transporter SLC35B4 — translation MHPAVAVGLVFGGCCSNVVFLELLARQFPGCGNIVTFSQFLFIAVEGFIFEANFGRKRPAIPIRYYFIMVAMFFTVSVVNNYALNLNIAMPLHMIFRSGSLIASMALGIIILKKRYSVSKYTSIALVSVGIFTCTFMSAKQVASDSSLNEEDGLQVFLWWLLGIAALTFALLMSARMGIFQETLYKQFGKHSKEALFYNHALPLPGFLLLAPNIYHHAVLFSQSEPFQVPVIGLTLPIMWFYLLMNVITQYVCIRGVFILTTECTSLTVTLVVTLRKFVSLIFSILYFRNPFTAWHWLGTAFVFVGTLMYTEVWNSLGPFLARWRKRPKEE, via the exons ATGCACCCGGCCGTGGCTGTGGGGTTGGTGTTCGGCGGCTGCTGTAGCAACGTGGTGttcctggagctgctggccag gcagttTCCAGGATGTGGGAACATAGTGACATTCTCCCAGTTCCTATTTATCGCTGTGGAAGGCTTTATCTTCGAAGCCAACTTTGGGAGGAAGAGGCCAGCCATACCAATAAG gTACTACTTCATCATGGTGGCTATGTTTTTCACTGTCAGTGTGGTGAATAACTATGCCCTGAACTTAAATATTGCCATGCCGCTGCACATGATCTTCAGATCA gGCTCTCTCATAGCAAGCATGGCTCTAGGTATCATCATTTTGAAGAAAAG ATACAGCGTATCTAAATACACGTCCATAGCCCTGGTGTCCGTGGGGATCTTTACCTGCACTTTCATGTCTGCAAAGCAAGTG GCATCTGACTCCAGCTTAAATGAAGAGGACGGACTCCAGGTTTTCTTGTGGTGGCTGCTGG GTATTGCTGCACTCACCTTCGCCCTCCTCATGTCTGCCAGGATGGGGATTTTCCAGGAGACGCTGTACAAGCAGTTTGGAAAACACTCCAAAGAGGCTCTTTTTTACAAT CACGCGTTACCACTCCCTGGCTTTCTCCTCCTTGCCCCCAACATCTACCACCATGCTGTCCTCTTCAGCCAGTCTG AGCCGTTCCAGGTCCCAGTGATCGGGCTGACCCTGCCAATCATGTGGTTCTACCTCCTCATGAACGTCATCACTCA ATACGTCTGCATCCGAGGCGTCTTCATCCTCACCACGGAATGCACCTCCCTCACCGTCACGCTGGTGGTGACGCTGCGCAAGTTCGTCAGCCTCATCTTCTCCATCCTCTACTTTCGTAATCCCTTCACGGCCTGGCACTGGCTGGGAACCGCCTTCGTCTTCGTGGGGACTCTCATGTACACGGAGGTGTGGAACAGCCTCGGGCCCTTCCTGGCCCGCTGGAGGAAGAGGCCGAAGGAGGAATAA